One genomic region from Sphaerochaeta sp. encodes:
- a CDS encoding cysteine desulfurase has translation MPERIVYLDNNGTTQMDETVRQAVDQAETLYGNASSMHGLGRDAEMVIEIARKQVASLIDCTHGRIVFTSGASESNNTVFNIFRDRIDDKVDGRDRIVTTTIEHPSIIETVKYLRKKGYKIDECPVDHEGRVKMDELRKLMGPDVALVSVMTGNNEVGTIQPIAEIAKMAHACGAYMHTDATQAIGKIPVTMEAWGVDYLSLSGHKFYGPKGVGVLAVSKNAPYCPFLHGGHQEHGMRAGTYNTADIVGIGAAAELAEKNLKDEHDRLWHLREMLRKGIVAAVPDVVVNGPSKAEDCLPGTLDMSFPCAEGESILLYLDLEGIEVSTGSACASGSLEPSYVLLACGIDVELAHGSIRFSFGRYNTEEDVKYVLEKLPPIIAKIRKMSTRKLPNE, from the coding sequence ATGCCAGAAAGAATTGTGTATCTCGATAATAACGGGACTACCCAGATGGATGAGACCGTCCGCCAGGCGGTCGACCAGGCGGAGACGTTGTATGGAAACGCGTCCAGCATGCACGGATTGGGCCGTGATGCCGAGATGGTCATTGAGATCGCCCGCAAGCAGGTCGCTTCGTTGATCGACTGCACCCATGGACGGATCGTGTTCACCAGCGGGGCGAGCGAATCGAACAATACGGTGTTCAATATTTTCCGTGACCGCATCGACGACAAGGTGGACGGCAGGGATCGGATCGTCACCACGACGATCGAGCATCCGTCCATCATCGAGACGGTCAAATACCTCCGAAAGAAAGGGTACAAGATCGACGAATGCCCGGTGGACCACGAAGGCCGGGTGAAGATGGACGAACTGCGGAAGTTGATGGGACCCGATGTGGCGTTGGTGTCGGTGATGACCGGCAACAACGAGGTGGGAACCATCCAGCCGATCGCCGAGATCGCCAAGATGGCCCATGCCTGCGGTGCGTACATGCATACCGACGCCACCCAGGCCATCGGGAAAATCCCGGTGACGATGGAAGCCTGGGGTGTCGATTACCTCTCCCTGTCCGGCCATAAGTTCTACGGCCCGAAAGGGGTCGGGGTGCTTGCCGTTTCCAAGAACGCGCCGTACTGCCCGTTCCTCCATGGCGGCCACCAGGAGCATGGGATGCGGGCCGGTACGTACAACACCGCCGACATCGTCGGAATCGGCGCTGCGGCGGAACTTGCCGAGAAGAACCTGAAGGACGAGCATGACCGTCTGTGGCACCTCAGGGAGATGCTCCGCAAGGGCATCGTCGCCGCCGTGCCTGATGTGGTGGTCAACGGGCCGAGCAAGGCGGAGGATTGCCTGCCGGGAACGCTGGACATGTCGTTCCCCTGCGCCGAGGGTGAGTCGATTCTGCTGTACCTCGACCTGGAAGGGATCGAGGTGTCCACCGGTTCGGCATGCGCAAGCGGCAGCCTGGAGCCCAGCTACGTGCTGCTTGCCTGTGGCATTGACGTGGAGCTGGCCCATGGATCCATCCGGTTCAGTTTCGGCCGGTACAACACGGAAGAGGACGTGAAGTACGTCCTGGAGAAGCTCCCGCCGATCATCGCGAAGATCAGAAAGATGTCTACAAGGAAGTTGCCAAATGAGTAA
- the surE gene encoding 5'/3'-nucleotidase SurE, whose protein sequence is MKILLVNDDGYQAEGIRVLEDVLSSHGHEVWVCAPTTQRSACSHSMTINGGVVMTRYGVHHFHCNGYPADCVLYSLKGGLFPSTPDVVVSGVNHGFNISTDTLYSGTIGAASEGALMGIPSFAVSCQKRGDRPYPFRLSATFLADHLETFLPLCSDKCFISINVPADATGAWKASGLSFLDYHDEVKKRMDKDGDVEYKGGQGFLSSDMLIVGGSPSQRYVDEDADFAAVGRSFISVSALSVLFSLGEKQQEALHRLQEAEGV, encoded by the coding sequence ATGAAGATACTGTTGGTCAATGATGACGGCTATCAGGCCGAAGGCATCCGTGTGCTCGAGGATGTCCTCTCCTCGCATGGCCACGAGGTGTGGGTCTGCGCCCCGACGACGCAGCGCAGCGCCTGCAGCCATTCGATGACGATCAACGGTGGGGTGGTGATGACCCGCTACGGCGTGCATCACTTCCACTGCAACGGATACCCCGCCGATTGTGTCCTGTATTCCCTGAAAGGCGGCTTGTTCCCTTCCACGCCGGACGTGGTGGTTTCCGGGGTGAACCACGGCTTCAACATCTCCACCGATACGTTGTATTCCGGTACGATCGGCGCGGCCAGCGAGGGCGCGTTGATGGGTATCCCGTCCTTTGCCGTCTCCTGCCAGAAGCGGGGTGATCGTCCCTATCCGTTCCGGCTGTCCGCCACGTTCCTTGCCGACCATCTGGAGACATTCCTGCCGCTGTGCTCCGACAAGTGCTTTATCAGCATCAACGTCCCGGCGGATGCGACAGGTGCCTGGAAAGCATCAGGTCTTTCCTTTCTGGACTATCATGATGAAGTGAAGAAACGGATGGACAAGGACGGAGACGTGGAATACAAAGGGGGCCAGGGCTTCCTCTCCTCCGACATGTTGATCGTCGGGGGCTCGCCGTCCCAACGCTATGTGGATGAGGACGCCGATTTCGCCGCCGTGGGGCGGTCGTTCATCTCGGTGAGCGCCCTGTCCGTCCTGTTCTCCCTGGGGGAGAAGCAGCAGGAAGCGCTCCATCGCCTCCAGGAGGCCGAGGGTGTGTGA
- a CDS encoding iron-sulfur cluster assembly scaffold protein: protein MSNTNSFMANWVYTPTVKEHFMHPHHLWEDDDDFTPDGVGEVGSLACGDQMRVGIKVKDGKIADLKWLTYGCASAIASTSMMSDMAIGMTLEEAYHITPTQIMDALGGLPEHKFHCSVLGDKALRAAIDDYLEKNNLPNTFKNTIAKIICECKNVTDMQIEDLVKSGKAKTLEDLQRLTNYGTGCGKCRDKVKDLFEDYKHIYNK from the coding sequence ATGAGTAATACGAACAGTTTCATGGCCAATTGGGTGTACACCCCGACGGTAAAAGAGCATTTCATGCACCCCCATCACCTGTGGGAGGATGACGATGATTTCACCCCGGATGGGGTCGGAGAGGTCGGTTCCTTGGCCTGTGGCGACCAGATGCGGGTCGGAATCAAGGTGAAGGACGGGAAGATCGCCGATCTGAAATGGCTGACCTACGGATGCGCGTCGGCCATCGCCAGCACGTCGATGATGAGCGACATGGCCATCGGCATGACGCTGGAAGAGGCCTACCACATTACGCCGACCCAGATCATGGATGCCCTTGGAGGGCTGCCGGAACACAAGTTCCACTGCTCGGTGCTGGGTGACAAGGCGCTTCGGGCGGCCATTGACGACTACCTGGAGAAGAACAACCTTCCCAACACGTTCAAGAACACCATCGCGAAGATCATCTGCGAGTGCAAGAACGTCACCGACATGCAGATCGAGGATCTGGTGAAGAGCGGCAAGGCCAAGACGTTGGAAGACCTGCAGCGCCTTACCAACTACGGCACCGGTTGCGGCAAATGCCGTGACAAGGTCAAGGACCTGTTCGAGGACTACAAGCACATCTACAACAAGTAA
- a CDS encoding IS110 family transposase — MNTVINIGIDVHKDSYSLCSYSFATKQAFGQTRIASNSNLVIKYVRKLQESQPNVEVLCGYEAGPTGYGLYRDLEKAGIGCVIMAPTTLPKASGNHVKNDRLDAMELSKHLAFGTYSAVHVPTSEDEAVKNYTRLRNTRLQALKKSKQNLLSFLLRCGRDFSEGKNYWTQIHYTWLKRQQFTDPVDQETFNEYLQEVYDQQEKVDRYNQRIEQLSQLEAYRDKVAKLRCFRGIETHTALSLVSEIGDFSRFANAQQFSAYLGLVPREDSSGQREKRGGITKAGNTRLRLLLIEGANSTLRSSLYGQKSKRLKARQEGNEADVIAYADKANRRLHRVYNNLTNRGVIKNKATVAVARELSCFIWGMMNNRFD, encoded by the coding sequence ATGAATACTGTAATCAACATTGGCATCGATGTCCACAAGGATTCCTACTCACTCTGCTCCTATTCGTTTGCAACGAAGCAGGCCTTCGGCCAGACCAGGATAGCAAGCAACAGCAATCTGGTCATTAAATATGTTAGGAAACTACAGGAATCGCAACCGAACGTTGAGGTCCTGTGCGGCTATGAGGCGGGTCCGACAGGCTACGGCCTGTACCGCGACCTGGAAAAAGCGGGCATCGGATGCGTGATCATGGCGCCCACAACGCTGCCGAAGGCATCCGGGAATCATGTGAAGAATGATCGGCTTGATGCGATGGAGCTGTCGAAGCACCTTGCGTTCGGCACCTACAGTGCGGTACACGTTCCCACATCCGAGGATGAGGCGGTCAAGAACTACACCAGGCTTCGCAACACCCGTCTGCAGGCCCTGAAGAAATCGAAGCAGAATTTGCTCTCGTTTCTCTTGCGTTGTGGCAGGGATTTTTCGGAAGGAAAGAATTACTGGACCCAGATTCACTACACTTGGCTGAAACGGCAGCAGTTTACCGACCCGGTGGACCAGGAGACCTTCAATGAGTACCTGCAGGAGGTATATGACCAGCAGGAGAAGGTCGACCGGTACAACCAGAGGATAGAGCAGCTCTCCCAACTTGAGGCGTATCGGGATAAGGTGGCAAAACTTCGCTGCTTCCGGGGCATCGAGACCCATACGGCGTTGTCGCTGGTCTCAGAGATCGGGGATTTCTCCCGGTTCGCCAACGCCCAGCAGTTCTCCGCCTATCTGGGCTTGGTGCCTAGGGAGGACTCAAGCGGACAGCGGGAAAAACGGGGAGGTATCACAAAAGCCGGAAACACCCGATTGAGGTTGCTGCTCATAGAAGGGGCGAACTCAACACTACGAAGCAGCCTGTATGGACAGAAGTCAAAGAGGCTGAAAGCAAGGCAGGAAGGGAACGAGGCGGATGTCATCGCCTATGCGGACAAGGCGAACCGGAGGCTGCACCGGGTGTACAACAACCTCACCAACCGCGGCGTAATCAAGAACAAGGCGACGGTTGCCGTGGCAAGGGAACTATCCTGCTTCATCTGGGGCATGATGAACAACAGATTTGACTGA
- a CDS encoding AAA family ATPase, whose protein sequence is MLRYFFDIDERDNAYLFHGLAISKEKEICQQFQNQYPIIFLTFKDIKGNDTNGFLAQFNDCLKDEYQRHAYIRNVLTAESDQETFDRIINGKATPDDFTKYLSLLSLGLFTYHHIRPIILIDEYDVPLNTAHQAECFPFVRDIIGAMFSKGLKTNMNVQAAIITGCLQIAKNQIFTGLNNLAIYTVTDPLFTTGFGFTEEETKALLSTFGLQGRMEDVKNNYDGYHIGKEDI, encoded by the coding sequence ATGCTCCGCTACTTCTTTGATATCGACGAACGTGACAACGCATACCTTTTTCATGGGCTTGCCATCTCCAAAGAGAAAGAGATTTGCCAGCAGTTCCAAAATCAATACCCTATCATCTTCCTGACCTTCAAGGATATCAAGGGAAACGACACCAACGGTTTTCTTGCCCAGTTCAATGATTGCCTGAAAGACGAATATCAACGGCACGCCTACATCCGGAACGTACTGACCGCAGAAAGTGACCAGGAAACATTTGACCGGATCATCAATGGAAAAGCGACCCCGGACGATTTCACCAAATATCTTTCGCTCCTTTCGTTGGGACTGTTCACCTACCATCACATCCGCCCCATCATTTTGATCGATGAATATGACGTACCTTTGAATACAGCCCACCAAGCGGAATGTTTTCCTTTTGTACGGGATATAATCGGAGCGATGTTTTCCAAAGGATTGAAAACCAACATGAATGTACAGGCAGCCATCATCACGGGTTGCCTTCAGATCGCCAAAAACCAGATATTCACCGGTTTGAACAATCTTGCCATCTATACCGTCACCGATCCTCTGTTCACGACAGGTTTCGGGTTTACTGAAGAGGAAACAAAGGCCTTGCTTTCCACTTTTGGATTACAGGGGCGAATGGAAGACGTCAAGAACAACTATGATGGATACCATATAGGGAAGGAAGACATCTAG
- a CDS encoding galactokinase, producing MEKIYEAHMKEFGEKPQVVGEVPGICTLFGSFSDLCGGFSLVGTAFTILRIAVSKRDDDAVRMYNATLNDRKRFTLPSIKYRKEDRWANFIKGVMYTLAADGHVFQGMNFTVEGNLLLGDQMSVSSALSLGTCMVLDALYRMKLDPQTIIRIAYQSNISFNDKPCRITDLLAMLNCKKDNLLFYDLSMVKSSLIPFPFSDPQGEYVAIVVDSKISPVAMREEMKSKREDTKAAFQALKKIKPNGPIRDFPEGDLHARAVSLPESMRHICTYVLMESHLVQDAAGLIIKKDAPGLGKVMGRIQNGFRDLMEITCPEVDWLIKRASETQGCLGAVQVSNGLAGNILLLLSKDVVPQYISRMEEYEHIFGFHPKWHVYQSQDGAKIVQPTA from the coding sequence ATGGAAAAGATTTATGAAGCACATATGAAGGAGTTCGGGGAAAAACCTCAGGTGGTGGGTGAGGTCCCGGGAATCTGCACGCTTTTCGGCAGTTTTTCCGATTTGTGCGGCGGTTTTTCCTTGGTCGGAACGGCCTTCACCATCCTTCGGATCGCCGTCAGCAAACGGGACGATGACGCCGTGCGGATGTACAACGCAACGTTGAACGACCGCAAGCGCTTCACCCTCCCTTCGATCAAATATCGCAAGGAAGACCGGTGGGCGAATTTCATCAAAGGAGTCATGTACACGCTGGCCGCCGACGGCCATGTGTTCCAGGGCATGAACTTCACCGTGGAGGGAAACCTGCTGTTGGGGGACCAGATGTCCGTCAGCTCGGCGCTCTCCTTGGGCACCTGCATGGTGCTGGACGCTCTGTATCGCATGAAGCTGGATCCCCAGACGATCATCCGTATCGCCTACCAGTCCAACATTTCGTTCAATGACAAACCGTGCCGCATCACCGATCTGCTTGCCATGCTGAACTGCAAGAAGGACAACCTGCTGTTCTATGACCTGTCGATGGTCAAATCTTCCCTGATCCCGTTCCCGTTCAGCGATCCCCAAGGGGAATACGTTGCCATCGTGGTGGACAGCAAGATTTCGCCGGTGGCGATGCGTGAAGAGATGAAGAGCAAGCGGGAGGATACCAAGGCTGCGTTCCAGGCGCTGAAGAAGATCAAGCCGAACGGACCGATCCGCGATTTCCCCGAGGGGGATCTGCACGCCCGTGCCGTTTCCCTTCCCGAGTCGATGCGCCACATCTGCACCTACGTGCTGATGGAGTCCCACCTGGTCCAGGATGCGGCCGGTTTGATCATCAAGAAGGACGCCCCGGGGCTGGGAAAGGTGATGGGCCGCATCCAGAACGGGTTCCGTGACCTGATGGAGATCACCTGTCCGGAAGTGGACTGGTTGATCAAACGGGCAAGCGAGACGCAGGGATGCCTGGGCGCCGTCCAGGTTTCCAACGGGCTTGCCGGCAATATTTTGCTTCTCTTGAGCAAGGACGTCGTGCCACAGTATATTAGCCGTATGGAGGAATACGAACACATCTTCGGTTTCCATCCCAAATGGCATGTGTACCAGAGTCAGGATGGCGCCAAGATCGTGCAACCCACCGCGTAA